In Aureibaculum algae, the following are encoded in one genomic region:
- the tsaE gene encoding tRNA (adenosine(37)-N6)-threonylcarbamoyltransferase complex ATPase subunit type 1 TsaE, whose amino-acid sequence MNKNYTIDQLQEVASQIIDSASSKILLFYGEMGVGKTTLIKEIVKQLGLDDVVSSPTFSLVNEYVSNEGERIYHFDFYRINDEEEALDMGVEEYFDSNNWCLIEWPENIKNLLPLKADKISLSANEDGGRSIKVNQLSNNSTT is encoded by the coding sequence ATGAATAAAAATTACACCATAGATCAACTACAAGAAGTAGCAAGTCAAATTATCGATTCGGCTTCAAGTAAAATCTTGCTATTTTATGGAGAAATGGGAGTTGGTAAAACAACGTTGATTAAGGAAATTGTAAAACAATTGGGTCTTGACGATGTTGTTAGTTCTCCTACGTTTTCATTAGTTAATGAATATGTATCAAATGAAGGTGAACGTATTTATCATTTTGATTTCTATAGAATAAATGATGAAGAAGAAGCATTAGATATGGGGGTAGAAGAATATTTTGATAGTAATAACTGGTGCTTAATTGAATGGCCAGAGAATATTAAAAATTTGTTACCTTTAAAAGCTGATAAAATTTCATTATCAGCAAATGAAGATGGAGGTAGAAGTATAAAAGTTAACCAATTATCTAATAACTCAACAACATGA